The Argentina anserina chromosome 3, drPotAnse1.1, whole genome shotgun sequence genome includes a region encoding these proteins:
- the LOC126788197 gene encoding 5'-adenylylsulfate reductase 3, chloroplastic-like, protein MALAVTSSSSSTAISARSFSSDLKAPQLGSFRVPSQAATYASQRLSSVKALNAQPKRSDSIVPLAATIVAPEEVEKVEVENYEQLAKELESASPLQIMDKALEKFGNDIAIAFSGAEDVALIEYAHLTGRPYRVFSLDTGRLNPETYQFFDTVEKHYGIHIEYMFPDSVEVQALVRSKGLFSFYEDGHQECCRVRKVRPLRRALKGLRAWITGQRKDQSPGTRSEVPVVQVDPVFEGLDGGAGSLVKWNPVANVEGGDVWNFLRAMNVPVNSLHSQGYISIGCEPCTRSVLPGQHEREGRWWWEDAKAKECGLHKGNLKQGEGEANGNGNGAANPNGTATADIFISQNLVTLSRHGIENLANLENRQEPWIVVLYAPWCQFCQAMEASYDELANKLAGSGVKVGKFRADGDQKEYAQKELQLGSFPTILFFPKHSSRPIKYPSEKRDVESLMAFINALR, encoded by the exons ATGGCTCTAGCTGTTAcgtcttcttcgtcttccaCCGCAATCTCCGCCCGGTCCTTCTCCTCCGACCTCAAAG CTCCGCAATTAGGCTCGTTCCGCGTGCCGAGCCAGGCGGCGACGTATGCATCGCAGAGGTTGAGCTCCGTGAAGGCTCTGAACGCTCAGCCGAAGCGGAGCGATTCGATTGTGCCGCTCGCGGCGACGATTGTTGCGCCTG AGGAGGTTGAGAAAGTGGAGGTGGAGAACTATGAGCAATTGGCCAAGGAGCTCGAGAGTGCTTCGCCTCTTCAGATCATGGACAAGGCGCTTGAGAAATTCGGCAACGACATTGCTATTGCCTTCAG TGGCGCTGAGGATGTTGCCTTGATTGAGTATGCCCATTTAACTGGGAGACCCTACAGGGTGTTCAGTTTGGATACTGGGAGGCTGAACCCGGAAACATATCAGTTCTTTGACACGGTGGAGAAGCACTATGGTATTCACATTGAATACATGTTTCCAGATTCCGTTGAAGTTCAGGCACTGGTAAGGAGCAAGGGCCTGTTCTCTTTCTATGAGGATGGACACCAGGAATGCTGCCGTGTGAGGAAGGTGAGACCACTTCGGAGAGCCCTTAAGGGCCTGCGTGCCTGGATCACTGGCCAAAGGAAAGATCAATCTCCAGGTACCAGGTCTGAAGTTCCTGTTGTCCAGGTTGACCCTGTTTTTGAGGGTTTGGATGGTGGGGCTGGCAGCCTGGTGAAGTGGAATCCAGTCGCTAATGTGGAGGGTGGTGATGTGTGGAACTTCCTTCGTGCCATGAATGTGCCTGTGAATTCACTGCACTCCCAGGGATACATTTCAATTGGTTGTGAGCCATGCACAAGGTCAGTCCTACCAGGACAACATGAGAGAGAAGGAAGGTGGTGGTGGGAGGATGCGAAGGCAAAGGAGTGTGGTCTTCACAAAGGTAATCTCAAACAGGGAGAGGGTGAAGCAAATGGAAACGGAAATGGAGCTGCCAATCCCAACGGAACTGCCACAGCTGACATTTTCATTTCCCAGAATTTGGTCACCTTGAGCCGGCATGGAATAGAGAATTTGGCAAATCTTGAGAACCGGCAAGAACCATGGATTGTAGTACTCTATGCACCGTGGTGCCAATTTTGTCAGGCAATGGAAGCATCATACGATGAGTTGGCCAACAAGTTGGCAGGGAGTGGTGTGAAGGTAGGAAAGTTCAGAGCAGATGGTGACCAAAAGGAGTATGCCCAGAAAGAACTTCAACTCGGAAGCTTCCCTACAATACTTTTCTTCCCAAAACACTCTTCTCGGCCAATTAAGTACCCATCAGAGAAGAGGGATGTTGAGTCACTGATGGCATTCATCAATGCCCTTAGGTAA